Proteins encoded within one genomic window of Brassica rapa cultivar Chiifu-401-42 chromosome A09, CAAS_Brap_v3.01, whole genome shotgun sequence:
- the LOC103840602 gene encoding UPF0725 protein EMB2204 isoform X3, with protein sequence MVAFLSGYPRKEVDRLRRSYMKEVNKSEGFDVSGLPVPDSAPGLTEHICNDTCSPLILLYAKLGLHRYNLVQGKNLQLSSVKKYNKSMASVNSSYYITLVAIHPATQLLQTFQTRVNELRYGELVLECCTARPLGETHICGIKKISDYNKPVEDLLHTFPEWPPKNPFKKSKRCYVLKKSELRENDDWIRLYLELAVAASNRDTLENHLVSNLKIVKVAIDTTSTQEGLDLFAIVYIRYKDSCEARVGKDVDRVAVVRRFFNEGMGPFSLVGQNLGIIQKKSNKQLLRFKPWLLYTPRWRLKAYRHSGLTLSRRVPKTRSIKFFLSQFTFRDDFTKKGKKSECKTEVTTLIHE encoded by the exons ATGGTTGCTTTCTTGTCTGGGTATCCAAGGAAGGAGGTTGATCGCCTTAGGAGGAGCTATATGAAAGAAGTGAATAAATCCGAG GGGTTCGATGTCAGTGGTCTTCCAGTACCAGACTCTGCTCCTGGACTAACTGAACACATCTGTAATGATACTTGTTCCCCCTTAATCCTCCTTTATGCTAAGTTAGGCCTTCATCGTTACAATTTGGTCCAG GGGAAAAACTTACAGCTCAGTAGCGTTAAGAAATACAACAAGTCCATGGCTTCTGTTAATTCCTCTTACTACATAACTTTGGTAGCTATTCATCCAGCTACCCAGTTGCTTCAAACTTTTCAGACAAGAGTTAATGAACTACGCTATGGCGAATTGGTTTTGGAATGCTGTACTGCTAGACCtcttg GCGAAACCCACATATGTGGAATCAAGAAAATCAGTGATTACAACAAACCTGTGGAAGACTTGCTCCATACCTTTCCTGAGTGGCCGCCCAAGAATCCTTTTAAGAAATCAAAGAGATGTTACGTT CTGAAGAAGTCAGAGTTGCGAGAGAATGATGATTGGATTCGTCTATACTTGGAACTCGCAGTGGCCGCGTCGAATAGGGACACCCTTGAGAACCATCTTGTGTCCAACTTGAAGATTGTCAAAGTAGCTATAGATACTACTAGTACCCAAGAGGGACTCGACTTATTTGCAATTGTCTACATAAGATACAAGGACTCGTGCGAGGCTCGAGTTGGTAAGGATGTTGATCGCGTAGCTGTAGTCAGAAGATTCTTCAATGAGGGCATGGGACCCTTCAGTCTAGTGGGCCAAAACCTGGGTATTATACAAAAAAAGAGTAACAAACAACTTTTGCGTTTCAAACCGTGGCTGTTATATACTCCTAGGTGGCGGCTCAAGGCATACAGACACAGTGGCCTTACCTTGTCTCGTCGTGTGCCCAAGACGAGATCCATCAAGTTTTTCTTGAGCCAATTCACGTTCAGAGATGATTTTACCAAAAAGGGAAAAAAATCAGAGTgcaaaacagaagtcacaactttgattcatgagtga
- the LOC103840602 gene encoding UPF0725 protein EMB2204 isoform X2, whose protein sequence is MVAFLSGYSRKEVDRRRSSYLEEVNKSEGFDVSGLPVPDFAPGLIEFICNDTCSPLILLYAKLGLHRYNLVQGKNLQLSSVKKYNQSMGSAASAYYITLVAIDPATQLPQTFQTRVNELRYGELVLDCCIARPLGETHICEIKKSSDHKPVEDLFHTFPEWPPKNPFKKSNRCYVLKKSELRGNDDWIRLYLKLAVAASNRDTLENHLVSNLKIVKVAIDTTSTQEGLDLFAIVYIRYKDSCEARVGKDVDRVAVVRRFFNEGMGSFSLVGQNLGIIQKKSNKQLLRFKPWLLYTPRWRLKAYRHSGLTLSRRVPKTRSIEFFLSQFTFRDDFTKKRKRIRVRHCPLSTVAPGFR, encoded by the exons ATGGTTGCTTTCTTGTCTGGGTATTCAAGGAAGGAGGTTGATCGCCGTAGGAGCAGCTATTTGGAAGAAGTGAATAAATCCGag GGGTTCGATGTCAGTGGTCTTCCAGTACCAGACTTTGCTCCTGGACTAATTGAATTCATCTGTAATGATACTTGTTCCCCCTTAATCCTCCTTTATGCCAAGTTGGGCCTTCATCGTTACAATTTGGTCCAG GGGAAAAACTTACAGCTCAGCAGCGTTAAGAAATACAACCAGTCCATGGGTTCTGCTGCTTCCGCTTACTACATAACTTTGGTAGCTATTGATCCAGCTACCCAGTTGCCTCAAACTTTTCAGACTAGAGTTAATGAACTACGCTATGGCGAATTGGTTTTGGATTGCTGTATTGCTAGACCTCTAG GCGAAACCCACATATGTGAAATCAAAAAAAGCAGTGATCACAAACCTGTGGAAGACTTGTTCCATACCTTTCCTGAGTGGCCGCCCAAGAATCCTTTTAAGAAATCAAACCGATGTTACGTT CTGAAGAAGTCAGAGTTGCGAGGGAATGATGATTGGATTCGTCTATACTTGAAACTCGCAGTTGCCGCGTCGAATAGGGACACCCTTGAGAACCATCTTGTGTCCAACTTGAAGATTGTCAAAGTAGCTATAGATACTACTAGTACCCAAGAGGGACTCGACTTATTTGCAATTGTCTACATAAGATACAAGGACTCGTGCGAGGCTCGAGTTGGTAAGGATGTTGATCGCGTAGCTGTAGTCAGAAGATTCTTCAATGAAGGCATGGGATCCTTCAGTTTAGTGGGCCAAAACCTGGGTATTATACAAAAAAAGAGTAACAAACAACTTTTGCGTTTCAAACCGTGGCTGCTATATACTCCTAGGTGGCGGCTCAAGGCATACAGACACAGTGGCCTTACCTTGTCTCGTCGTGTGCCCAAGACGAGATCCATCGAGTTTTTCTTGAGCCAATTCACGTTCAGAGatgattttaccaaaaaaaggaaaagaatcaGAGTGCGACACTGTCCTCTAAGTACAGTGGCCCCTGGCttcagataa
- the LOC103840600 gene encoding probable isoprenylcysteine alpha-carbonyl methylesterase ICMEL1, whose amino-acid sequence MPSQTLPISSSSSSTEMMFKPFIYDDSPTTLLDDDDHSVKPLLSRASSFNGAVTPNGESTGLYQNRRRRSNSENCLSAASPDDDTNGNGHQTIGQEVSHAAAETFLLTRLFLKLLSYLGVGYRWITRFLALGCYAFLLMPGFIQVGYYYFFSPHVRRSIVYGDQPRNRLDLYLPKNSNGGPKPVVAFVTGGAWIIGYKAWGSLLGQQLSERDIIVACIDYRNFPQGSISDMVKDASSGISFICNHIAEYGGDPDRIYLMGQSAGAHIAACALVDQVVKESGEGDSVSWSSSQINAYFGLSGGYNLLSLVDHFHSRGLYRSIFLSIMEGEESLKQFSPELVVQDPNLKHIVARLPPIILFHGTADYSIPSDASKCFAETLQRLGGKAEVILYEGKTHTDLFLQDPMRGGKDEMFEDIVSVVMGDNQEVIGKSVDRRRLVPEFMLKLAHWVSPF is encoded by the exons ATGCCGTCGCAGACTCTCCCCatctcatcctcctcctcctccaccgagATGATGTTCAAGCCTTTCATCTACGACGATTCCCCAACCACCCTCCTCGACGACGACGACCATTCCGTCAAGCCTCTCCTCTCCCGCGCCTCCAGCTTCAACGGCGCCGTCACTCCTAACGGTGAATCAACTGGTTTGTATCAGAACAGACGGCGGCGATCCAACAGCGAAAACTGCCTCTCTGCGGCCTCTCCCGATGATGATACTAATGGAAACGGACATCAAACTATCGGTCAGGAGGTTAGCCACGCCGCCGCCGAGACTTTCTTGTTGACTCGTCTCTTCTTGAAACTCCTCAGCTATCTTGG GGTAGGTTATAGATGGATCACACGGTTTCTTGCACTTGGTTGCTATGCTTTTCTCCTTATGCCCGGATTCATTCAAG TCGGATATTACTATTTCTTCTCTCCTCACGTCCGCAGAAGTATTGTTTACGGTGATCAACCAAGAAACAG GCTTGACTTGTATCTACCTAAGAACTCCAACGGTGGTCCAAAACCAGTGGTGGCGTTTGTCACTGGTGGAGCCTGGATTATTGG TTATAAGGCGTGGGGTTCTCTTTTAGGACAGCAGTTATCAGAAAGAGATATTATTGTGGCATGCATCGATTACAG GAATTTTCCTCAGGGATCTATAAGTGACATGGTCAAAGATGCTTCTTCTGGCATCTCTTTTATTTGTAATCATATCGCTGAGTATGGTGGTGATCCAGACAG AATTTATCTAATGGGTCAGTCTGCTGGTGCACATATTGCGGCTTGCGCCCTGGTAGACCAGGTGGTTAAAGAGTCAGGGGAAGGAGACAGTGTTTCTTGGAGTAGTTCACAGATAAATGCTTATTTTGGTCTGTCTGGAGG GTACAACCTTTTGAGCCTTGTAGACCACTTCCATAGCAGGGGATTGTACCGTTCCATCTTTCTGAG TATCATGGAAGGAGAGGAATCATTAAAACAGTTTTCTCCTGAACTAGTAGTGCAAGACCCAAATCTCAAACACATAGTTGCTCGTCTCCCACCTATTATTCTATTCCACGGTACTGCTGACTACTCCATCCCTTCAGATGCAAG TAAATGTTTTGCGGAAACCCTCCAGAGGCTCGGAGGGAAAGCAGAAGTGATCCTTTACGAGGGGAAAACACACACGGATTTGTTTCTTCAG GATCCAATGAGAGGTGGAAAAGACGAGATGTTTGAAGATATAGTATCAGTGGTTATGGGAGACAATCAAGAAGTGATTGGTAAAAGCGTAGACAGAAGGCGTCTTGTGCCTGAATTCATGTTGAAGTTGGCTCACTGGGTCAGTCCGTTCTAA
- the LOC103840602 gene encoding UPF0725 protein EMB2204 isoform X4, translated as MVAFLSGYPRKEVDRLRRSYMKEVNKSEGFDVSGLPVPDSAPGLTEHICNDTCSPLILLYAKLGLHRYNLVQGKNLQLSSVKKYNKSMASVNSSYYITLVAIHPATQLLQTFQTRVNELRYGELVLECCTARPLGETHICGIKKISDYNKPVEDLLHTFPEWPPKNPFKKSKRCYLKKSELRENDDWIRLYLELAVAASNRDTLENHLVSNLKIVKVAIDTTSTQEGLDLFAIVYIRYKDSCEARVGKDVDRVAVVRRFFNEGMGPFSLVGQNLGIIQKKSNKQLLRFKPWLLYTPRWRLKAYRHSGLTLSRRVPKTRSIKFFLSQFTFRDDFTKKGKKSECKTEVTTLIHE; from the exons ATGGTTGCTTTCTTGTCTGGGTATCCAAGGAAGGAGGTTGATCGCCTTAGGAGGAGCTATATGAAAGAAGTGAATAAATCCGAG GGGTTCGATGTCAGTGGTCTTCCAGTACCAGACTCTGCTCCTGGACTAACTGAACACATCTGTAATGATACTTGTTCCCCCTTAATCCTCCTTTATGCTAAGTTAGGCCTTCATCGTTACAATTTGGTCCAG GGGAAAAACTTACAGCTCAGTAGCGTTAAGAAATACAACAAGTCCATGGCTTCTGTTAATTCCTCTTACTACATAACTTTGGTAGCTATTCATCCAGCTACCCAGTTGCTTCAAACTTTTCAGACAAGAGTTAATGAACTACGCTATGGCGAATTGGTTTTGGAATGCTGTACTGCTAGACCtcttg GCGAAACCCACATATGTGGAATCAAGAAAATCAGTGATTACAACAAACCTGTGGAAGACTTGCTCCATACCTTTCCTGAGTGGCCGCCCAAGAATCCTTTTAAGAAATCAAAGAGATGTTAC CTGAAGAAGTCAGAGTTGCGAGAGAATGATGATTGGATTCGTCTATACTTGGAACTCGCAGTGGCCGCGTCGAATAGGGACACCCTTGAGAACCATCTTGTGTCCAACTTGAAGATTGTCAAAGTAGCTATAGATACTACTAGTACCCAAGAGGGACTCGACTTATTTGCAATTGTCTACATAAGATACAAGGACTCGTGCGAGGCTCGAGTTGGTAAGGATGTTGATCGCGTAGCTGTAGTCAGAAGATTCTTCAATGAGGGCATGGGACCCTTCAGTCTAGTGGGCCAAAACCTGGGTATTATACAAAAAAAGAGTAACAAACAACTTTTGCGTTTCAAACCGTGGCTGTTATATACTCCTAGGTGGCGGCTCAAGGCATACAGACACAGTGGCCTTACCTTGTCTCGTCGTGTGCCCAAGACGAGATCCATCAAGTTTTTCTTGAGCCAATTCACGTTCAGAGATGATTTTACCAAAAAGGGAAAAAAATCAGAGTgcaaaacagaagtcacaactttgattcatgagtga
- the LOC103840865 gene encoding uncharacterized protein LOC103840865, producing the protein MEKKTASGRKRGFIFLHEKSPPATIFAFVIRLWCICSRLCCPFMLLPVPCVTSHTAFVFFKVPRKLAQRVKKFVKRRCGKTLQPRTEEDAVKEEHIGVEKGLSLKRMLQEMSIEFGFGSFWRHEDSSDILDVK; encoded by the exons ATGGAGAAAAAGACAGCGAGTGGGCGTAAAAGAGGTTTCATCTTCTTACATGAGAAGTCACCTCCTGCAACTATCTTTGCTTTTGTGAT AAGATTGTGGTGCATTTGCAGCAGACTGTGTTGTCCTTTCATGCTGCTGCCAGTGCCTTGTGTTACAAGTCACACTGCCTTTGTCTTCTTCAAGGTCCCTCGTAAACTTGCCCAGAGGGTTAAGAAGTTTGTGAAGAGAAGATGTGGAAAAACCTTGCAACCAAGAACGGAGGAGGATGCCGTCAAAGAGGAGCACATTGGTGTGGAAAAGGGGTTGTCTTTGAAGAGAATGTTGCAAGAGATGAGCATAGAGTTCGGTTTTGGAAGCTTCTGGCGTCATGAAGATTCTTCTGACATTCTAGATGTCAAatag
- the LOC103840602 gene encoding UPF0725 protein EMB2204 isoform X1 encodes MVAFLSGYPRKEVDRLRRSYMKEVNKSEGFDVSGLPVPDFAPGLIEFICNDTCSPLILLYAKLGLHRYNLVQGKNLQLSSVKKYNQSMGSAASAYYITLVAIDPATQLPQTFQTRVNELRYGELVLDCCIARPLGETHICEIKKSSDHKPVEDLFHTFPEWPPKNPFKKSNRCYVLKKSELRGNDDWIRLYLKLAVAASNRDTLENHLVSNLKIVKVAIDTTSTQEGLDLFAIVYIRYKDSCEARVGKDVDRVAVVRRFFNEGMGSFSLVGQNLGIIQKKSNKQLLRFKPWLLYTPRWRLKAYRHSGLTLSRRVPKTRSIEFFLSQFTFRDDFTKKRKRIRVRHCPLSTVAPGFR; translated from the exons ATGGTTGCTTTCTTGTCTGGGTATCCAAGGAAGGAGGTTGATCGCCTTAGGAGGAGCTATATGAAAGAAGTGAATAAATCCGAG GGGTTCGATGTCAGTGGTCTTCCAGTACCAGACTTTGCTCCTGGACTAATTGAATTCATCTGTAATGATACTTGTTCCCCCTTAATCCTCCTTTATGCCAAGTTGGGCCTTCATCGTTACAATTTGGTCCAG GGGAAAAACTTACAGCTCAGCAGCGTTAAGAAATACAACCAGTCCATGGGTTCTGCTGCTTCCGCTTACTACATAACTTTGGTAGCTATTGATCCAGCTACCCAGTTGCCTCAAACTTTTCAGACTAGAGTTAATGAACTACGCTATGGCGAATTGGTTTTGGATTGCTGTATTGCTAGACCTCTAG GCGAAACCCACATATGTGAAATCAAAAAAAGCAGTGATCACAAACCTGTGGAAGACTTGTTCCATACCTTTCCTGAGTGGCCGCCCAAGAATCCTTTTAAGAAATCAAACCGATGTTACGTT CTGAAGAAGTCAGAGTTGCGAGGGAATGATGATTGGATTCGTCTATACTTGAAACTCGCAGTTGCCGCGTCGAATAGGGACACCCTTGAGAACCATCTTGTGTCCAACTTGAAGATTGTCAAAGTAGCTATAGATACTACTAGTACCCAAGAGGGACTCGACTTATTTGCAATTGTCTACATAAGATACAAGGACTCGTGCGAGGCTCGAGTTGGTAAGGATGTTGATCGCGTAGCTGTAGTCAGAAGATTCTTCAATGAAGGCATGGGATCCTTCAGTTTAGTGGGCCAAAACCTGGGTATTATACAAAAAAAGAGTAACAAACAACTTTTGCGTTTCAAACCGTGGCTGCTATATACTCCTAGGTGGCGGCTCAAGGCATACAGACACAGTGGCCTTACCTTGTCTCGTCGTGTGCCCAAGACGAGATCCATCGAGTTTTTCTTGAGCCAATTCACGTTCAGAGatgattttaccaaaaaaaggaaaagaatcaGAGTGCGACACTGTCCTCTAAGTACAGTGGCCCCTGGCttcagataa